The Persephonella hydrogeniphila genome has a window encoding:
- a CDS encoding DUF2231 domain-containing protein yields MEFLGQFHPPVVHFAIALVITGILFDIAGFILKKDSLKHAGLWTITVGALAVWAAMFTGHYAEEAVEEAIKGSPAYNILEEHEEIGEILPWIVSFVAAFRVFLNFRPNKKLFILYLIAGVITAGIVGFQGRLGGKMVYEYGVGVKK; encoded by the coding sequence ATGGAATTTTTAGGACAGTTCCACCCACCGGTAGTTCATTTTGCTATAGCACTTGTTATAACGGGCATTCTATTTGATATAGCAGGATTTATACTGAAAAAAGATAGCCTGAAGCACGCAGGTCTGTGGACTATAACTGTAGGAGCATTAGCAGTATGGGCAGCAATGTTTACAGGACATTACGCAGAAGAAGCCGTTGAAGAGGCGATAAAGGGAAGTCCAGCATACAATATCCTTGAAGAGCACGAAGAAATAGGAGAAATTCTTCCATGGATTGTCTCATTTGTAGCAGCTTTTAGAGTATTCCTTAACTTTAGACCAAATAAAAAACTGTTTATTTTATATCTGATTGCAGGTGTTATAACAGCAGGGATTGTAGGCTTTCAGGGAAGATTGGGAGGAAAAATGGTTTATGAATACGGTGTAGGTGTTAAAAAATAA
- a CDS encoding thioredoxin family protein — MNVNKVVIELLYKNGCPACIDIIEMVKSILAELGDYSDSIDFVTLDLFKDNERVVELGMYKCPSLAINGTVHYVGTKPTKEELKNLIVCELSKLLDIKAENR; from the coding sequence GTGAACGTGAATAAGGTCGTTATTGAGCTTCTTTACAAAAACGGATGTCCCGCATGTATTGATATAATTGAGATGGTGAAGAGTATTTTAGCTGAACTTGGAGACTACTCAGACAGCATAGATTTTGTCACACTTGATCTTTTTAAAGATAATGAAAGGGTTGTTGAACTTGGAATGTACAAATGCCCTTCCCTTGCAATAAACGGAACAGTTCATTACGTAGGAACAAAACCGACAAAGGAAGAGCTTAAAAACCTTATTGTCTGTGAACTGTCAAAGCTACTTGATATTAAGGCTGAAAATAGGTAG
- a CDS encoding type II secretion system F family protein, with the protein MPFYRYKAVSKEGKEITAIEEALSKSHLKSILSSKGLIPVEIEEIEGRKDSKFKKFFRKKGVSQEEIAFLLYEIGILLEKNVHITQIFEILAGQTSNQELKKALLTIKTSVQEGSSISDAFRKAGVFPQFLVEMVEAGEHSGALDKIFLSASRFLEEQEEFRRKVLNALIYPSVVVFVGFIATAIIMTYVVPSITKIYSQLGRELPLSTRMIIFVSDVFTVFFKILPFLLVLSFLGWKKIIKREIVDSLKLKIPFFSKVSIYSYYSNWSNTLSLLLSGGLTLDKALDIANKTLDNSVLRNRFNLIIEEVRKGKSLSDLLTEKRLLPENSIQLIKIGEETGQLDRMLELISKIYKKHTERLITVFLSYLEPAVLIVLSVFIGFFVFATLLPIFSLNIK; encoded by the coding sequence ATGCCTTTTTATAGATATAAAGCTGTCTCAAAAGAAGGAAAAGAGATTACAGCTATAGAAGAGGCTCTTTCAAAATCTCATCTAAAAAGTATTCTCTCTTCAAAGGGTCTTATTCCTGTAGAAATAGAAGAGATAGAAGGTAGGAAGGATAGTAAGTTTAAAAAATTTTTCAGGAAAAAAGGTGTATCTCAGGAGGAGATAGCATTTTTGCTATATGAAATAGGGATCTTACTGGAGAAAAATGTACATATTACACAGATCTTTGAAATTCTTGCTGGACAAACCAGCAATCAGGAGCTTAAAAAAGCCCTTTTAACAATTAAAACATCAGTTCAGGAAGGAAGCTCAATATCTGATGCTTTCAGGAAAGCAGGTGTATTTCCCCAGTTTTTAGTTGAGATGGTTGAAGCAGGAGAACACTCAGGAGCACTGGATAAGATATTTTTGTCTGCATCTCGTTTTTTAGAAGAACAGGAAGAGTTCAGAAGAAAGGTGTTAAATGCTCTGATATACCCTTCTGTTGTTGTTTTTGTTGGGTTTATAGCTACAGCTATAATAATGACATATGTAGTTCCTTCAATCACAAAAATTTATTCCCAGTTAGGCAGAGAACTCCCGCTGAGTACCAGAATGATTATTTTTGTTTCAGATGTATTCACTGTTTTTTTTAAAATCCTACCGTTTTTGCTTGTTTTGTCTTTTTTAGGTTGGAAAAAAATCATAAAGAGGGAAATAGTAGACAGTCTAAAGCTGAAAATACCATTTTTCAGTAAGGTAAGCATTTATTCTTATTACTCTAACTGGAGTAATACCTTAAGCCTTCTACTATCAGGGGGATTAACTTTAGATAAAGCATTAGATATCGCAAATAAAACATTAGATAACAGTGTTCTGAGAAACAGATTTAATCTTATAATAGAAGAAGTAAGGAAAGGAAAATCACTGTCAGACCTTTTAACAGAAAAAAGACTTCTTCCTGAAAACAGTATCCAGCTTATAAAAATAGGAGAAGAAACAGGGCAGTTAGACAGAATGTTAGAGCTGATTTCTAAGATATACAAAAAGCATACAGAAAGATTGATAACTGTATTCTTGAGTTATCTTGAACCTGCTGTTTTGATTGTTCTTTCTGTTTTTATAGGCTTTTTTGTTTTTGCTACACTGCTACCTATTTTCAGCCTTAATATCAAGTAG